Below is a window of Lentimicrobium sp. L6 DNA.
ATAGTTTTACTAAACCATTATCATTTATTTGATGGAAAGCATGGAAAATAACGGATGCCATTCTTGCTTTATGATATTCATTGGGACCATATACATTGAAAAATTTCAATCCTGCCCAAAATGGAGGTTGTTGTTCTTGTTGTAAAGCCCATTTGTCGAAGTCATTCTTAGAATCACCATAGGCATTTAAAGGTTTTAGCTTGTCAACGATATCGTGCCGATCTTCATAGCCATATTCTCCCAAACCATAAGTGGCAGCTGAGGAAGCGTATATTAAAGGAATGTCATTCTTAGCACAAAATTCCCAAACCATTTTGGTATAGTTTAGGTTGAGTTCATCAAAAATATCTTTATTAAACTCAGCAGTGTCGGTACGGGCACCAATATGAATAATGAAATCAATTTCATCGGAATAATTTCTCAGAAAATCGCTGAGGTACTCTCTTTCAACCTTGTCAATGTACTTTTTACCTATTAGATTATTCTTTTTTTCTTCCCGTGAAAAATCATCTACTAATATAAGCTCCTCAAACCCAGCTTTATTTAAACCTCCTGTAAGAGCACTACCAATAAAGCCTGCGGCACCTGTTACAACTATCATACTTTGAAAAATTTTGGCAAAGATAGACCAATTAGCCACAATGCAAATTATATATGGGTAGTAATCTTGAATATCGTGGTGTTTTTTTTGTGGATTCATAGAAATATTATCTTCAGTAATGGCTCAAGAATTAATAATGAGTAGTTTTGCAAATGAATAGCTTGAATAAATAATTTCTATTTGTTTGATGCGATAAACAGGAAGTAAAATCAATATATGCTCAATATCATTAGCCCAAAAGAATTTCTAGAGCTTTCAGAAACTATTCCCATTATAGATGTGAGATCTCCTGGAGAGTATGATATAGGTAGGATTCCAGGAGCTTTGAATATTCCTATTTTTAATAATGAAGAAAGAGCTAAAGTAGGTACTAGGTATAAGCAAGCCGGTAAAGATTTCGCTATTCAGTTAGGATTGGAATATGTGGGTCCAAAACTCGCTGACTTCTCCAAGCAAGCCAGAAAGTTGGCTAAAAACAATCAGCTGTTGGTGCATTGTTGGAGAGGAGGGATGCGCTCCCAAAATATGGCTTGGCTTTTTGAATTGATAGGATTAAAGGTTTTTATTTTAGCAAGGGGCTACAAAGGTTATCGAGCCTATATTCGAGAACAATTAGGCAATGATATTTCTATTAGAATACTCGGAGGATACACCGGAAGTGGTAAAACAGATATCCTGAAAGAACTGGAAAATCTTGGAGAGCAATTTGTAGACTTAGAAGGAATAGCCCATCATAAAGGTTCAGCATTTGGCTCTATTGGTGAATCGGAACAGCCTACAAATGAGCAGTTTGAGAATAACTTAGCTAAAGAGTGGCTAAAACTAGATACTACCAAACCTGTTTGGCTGGAAGATGAAAGTATTACCATGGGACAATGCGGTATTCCTTTTGCATTGTTCAAAAGAATGAGAGAAGCTAAAGTTTATCAGGTCGTTATTCCAAAGAAAGTGAGAGAGGAGCGCTTGGTGAAAGAATATGCCAATGGTGATAATGTGGCTTTGAAAAATGCTTTGGAGAGAATAGCCAGAAAGTTAGGTGGTTTGCGAGCGCAACAAGCTTTGGATGCCCTAGAGTCAGGGGATTTTATGACCGTTGCAGATATAAGTCTTCAATACTATGATAAAGCTTATGGTTTTGGTATTGCCAAAAGAGACGACAATAGCGTTCTGAATATTCCTATCGAAAAAGATGAGCCCGCTGCCACAGCAAAACTATTATTAGAAATACTTCGAAAAGAAGAAGAATAAAATACGCTTAATACTTTCAACAAATCCCTACCTTTGCAAATTCAATGATAAGAATATGATGAGAAAAAGTGAAGATAAAAATCAGATGGTATTTGGCATTAGAGCCATTATGGAAGCCATTGAAAGTGGGAAAGAAATAGAGAAATTGTTGATTCAGAATGGATTAAGAGGAGGCTTGTATCATGACTTCTTTCAGTTAATAAAGTATCACCATATCCCTTTTAATAGTGTTCCACAGCAGGGTTTAGATCGCATAACAAGAAAAAACCATCAGGGTGTTATCGCATATCTTTCACCAATCACTTATCAGAATATTGAAAACCTAATACCTATGCTTTATGAGGATGGG
It encodes the following:
- the rfaD gene encoding ADP-glyceromanno-heptose 6-epimerase; this encodes MIVVTGAAGFIGSALTGGLNKAGFEELILVDDFSREEKKNNLIGKKYIDKVEREYLSDFLRNYSDEIDFIIHIGARTDTAEFNKDIFDELNLNYTKMVWEFCAKNDIPLIYASSAATYGLGEYGYEDRHDIVDKLKPLNAYGDSKNDFDKWALQQEQQPPFWAGLKFFNVYGPNEYHKARMASVIFHAFHQINDNGLVKLFKSHKEGYEDGMQLRDFVYVKDLIKVIIFLMENKPESGLYNLGTGTARAFYHLAEATFAALELESNIEFIDTPKDIRDKYQYFTEANMDKLKAAGYAEEFYSLEDGVKDYVVNYLSKEEYL
- the mnmH gene encoding tRNA 2-selenouridine(34) synthase MnmH, with the translated sequence MLNIISPKEFLELSETIPIIDVRSPGEYDIGRIPGALNIPIFNNEERAKVGTRYKQAGKDFAIQLGLEYVGPKLADFSKQARKLAKNNQLLVHCWRGGMRSQNMAWLFELIGLKVFILARGYKGYRAYIREQLGNDISIRILGGYTGSGKTDILKELENLGEQFVDLEGIAHHKGSAFGSIGESEQPTNEQFENNLAKEWLKLDTTKPVWLEDESITMGQCGIPFALFKRMREAKVYQVVIPKKVREERLVKEYANGDNVALKNALERIARKLGGLRAQQALDALESGDFMTVADISLQYYDKAYGFGIAKRDDNSVLNIPIEKDEPAATAKLLLEILRKEEE